One genomic segment of Primulina tabacum isolate GXHZ01 chromosome 9, ASM2559414v2, whole genome shotgun sequence includes these proteins:
- the LOC142504293 gene encoding uncharacterized protein LOC142504293, with protein sequence MDSLTKTVDEMKKGLAQSLFTTQDIFRLLNPKEFRGTTGSFLVEGWIRLLELHFLYLHLRKVDRVRCAAYVLRDDASLWWEGAAHKVNLATLTWEQFKEMFYSKYFPADFRSRLTREFMSLCLGYSTVAEFICKFDRGCHFVPLIARDAAQKLSNFMDGLRPTLHRT encoded by the exons atggattctCTCACCAAAACTGTAGATGAGATGAAgaaaggtctagctcaaagcctatttacaactcaggatata TTTAGGCTGCTCAACCCAAAGGAGTTCAGGGGTACCACTGGTTCATTCCTGGTAGAGGGTTGGATTCGACTCCTAGAGCTACATTTTCTATACCTTCATCTGAGGAAGGTCGACCGGGTCAGGTGCGCTGCTTATGTGCTGAGGGATGACGCatccctatggtgggagggagctgcCCACAAAGTGAACTTGGCAACCCTCACTTGGGAGCAGTTCAAGGAAATGTTCTACAGCAAGTATTTCCCAGCGGATTTCAGGAGTCgcctgacgagggagttcatgagtctctgCCTAGGATACTCGACTGTGGCGGAGTTCATCTGCAAGTTTgacaggggctgtcattttgtgcccctcatTGCTAGAGATGCTGCCCAGAAACTGAGTAATTTCATGGATGGACTGAGGCCAACGTTGCACCGGACGTGA